The Vitis riparia cultivar Riparia Gloire de Montpellier isolate 1030 chromosome 3, EGFV_Vit.rip_1.0, whole genome shotgun sequence genome includes a region encoding these proteins:
- the LOC117911416 gene encoding protein EXECUTER 1, chloroplastic-like, which translates to MSSKSSGSTSNLNPLDLAEGKSDLLATSIEDSEDEDRDGDSDAAEGLSGFRNILRDMIPGVKVKVLKVTAPGKVDRDLISKVIEQIMEEEEDEQDIELESVETEEEVKVESDQEQDEIEMEAGHGIIDREEQNEIAVKVFVGGLVQKLSAGVPSKKLLRVPARLEKKGRMSFSFSIERDDNRKDNGGKGQASLDKKAKLRGQRSIDHVMFDLAKFIGREKIPMKVLKDVGELINLTLSQAHNRQPLSGSTTFNRIEIPASPDPLNGLYIGSHGLYTSEIIHLRRKFGQWKEDAGAKEPSNLEFYEYVEALKLTGDPYVPAGQVAFRAKVGKRYQLPHKGIIPEEFGVIARYRGQGRLAEPGFRNPRWVDGELVILDGKYIKGGPIVGFVYWAPGYHFLVFFNRLMLHE; encoded by the exons ATGTCCTCCAAGTCATCAGGTTCCACGAGCAACTTGAACCCATTAGACTTGGCTGAAGGCAAAAGTGATCTACTTGCTACGAGTATTGAAGATTCTGAAGATGAAGATAGGGATGGAGATTCTGATGCGGCTGAGGGATTGTCTGGTTTTCGGAATATTTTGCGAGACATGATCCCTGGTGTGAAGGTCAAGGTTTTGAAAGTGACAGCACCTGGCAAGGTAGACCGGGATTTAATATCAAAGGTGATTGAGCAGATAatggaggaggaagaagatgaacAGGATATTGAGTTAGAAAGTGTAGAAACAGAAGAGGAAGTTAAAGTTGAAAGTGATCAAGAGCAGGATGAGATTGAAATGGAGGCTGGCCATGGAATTATTGATCGTGAAGAGCAAAATGAAATTGCAGTTAAAGTTTTTGTAGGTGGTCTTGTACAAAAACTTTCTGCTGGTGTGCCTAGTAAAAAGTTACTTCGAGTACCAGCTAGACTAGAGAAAAAAGGACgtatgtcattttctttttctatagaGAGGGATGATAACAGAAAAGATAATGGTGGCAAGGGACAGGCTTCTCTGGATAAAAAAGCTAAGCTTCGAGGTCAACGTAGCATTGATCATGTTATgtttgatcttgctaagttcATTGGTAGGGAGAAGATACCCATGAAG GTTCTTAAAGATGTTGGTGAATTAATAAATCTCACCCTCAGCCAGGCCCATAATCGTCAACCTCTGTCTGGATCAACAACTTTTAATCGCATTGAGATTCCAGCATCTCCAGATCCTCTAAATG GGTTATATATTGGTTCACATGGTCTTTACACATCGGAGATCATTCATTTGAGAAGAAAGTTTGGTCAGTGGAAAGAGGATGCTGGGGCTAAGGAACCTTCTAATCTGGAGTTCTATGAATATGTAGAGGCTTTGAAATTAACGGGGGATCCTTATGTTCCAGCTGGCCAG GTTGCATTCCGTGCAAAGGTTGGGAAAAGATATCAGCTTCCTCATAAAGGGATCATTCCTGAAGAATTTGGAGTG ATTGCTCGATATAGAGGACAAGGGAGGCTTGCTGAGCCTGGTTTCCGTAATCCTCGTTGGGTTGATGGCGAACTTGTTATTCTTGATGGAAAG TACATTAAAGGCGGCCCTATTGTCGGCTTTGTGTATTGGGCCCCTGGGTATCATTTCCTGGTGTTCTTCAATCGGCTGATGCTTCATGAGTAG